From one Amia ocellicauda isolate fAmiCal2 chromosome 17, fAmiCal2.hap1, whole genome shotgun sequence genomic stretch:
- the LOC136712281 gene encoding trinucleotide repeat-containing gene 6A protein isoform X5 — translation MRELEAIATKEAEEKQNRDIVQEREEQLMEERKKRKDDKKKKEAGLKKATEQKNKVPEHIKSSLSQPQPANPNSGTSTVTSTVSNAKRAPASSQPQAPPRYPPREVPPRFRQHEQKQLLKRGQPLPVLAANLGTRAQPTNGQLGGALPVSEGPLQNGTKTQHPGMPPIRDLVSHSPNQTDLNHTGLGSHYENSHWGSGSPGSDLNTNWDKVIVDGCDKEAWPSITGSDPELASECMDADSASSSGSEKNLSIMASGNIGGDSDGNRHGNGHGSHFMVANGGNNVGNGSIKGPWGTPHGSMLSTCQGPGENPNGKLTESSHGKLNAWGTLGSSTNGGINPSTLNPNANHGAWPVLENSGQNPHGPVGNGNGGTNIQRSTIGQSPSSQSFNSKMGISAHTSWGSLQDNNSESEVNGTSKVSLSEQPQNLNTEMNGPNNTTNMMTSSLPNSTGSMQMNELPTGHRAWRVGSGSSPQLQASSVSNGTSISQKSNSDGMNGGSYGTAWGAPTGTNYSGDKCPVPKGQAVGDTVNATLMQSGMNGSTAAASFKNNNNGVGNRGGGWDSGAAWGAGNGVTPTRIPRPWGSASSSSSSSSSSSSSNTGTKVSNGEWNNLPSNNQHSNDGAHGSSKGTTGWKSLEDDALGVGGCVGQVSQTGEQGSMWAKSAGSEGSGESTGSRSDRMSGDGSRTRDRRKANPQGLVQTVLSRNDLDPRVLSNTGWGQTPVRQNTAWDTEAALAADKKTDNGTEAWGGGGSVSQASNSGGWGDRPSTNSSDTSSVSEWADRKPASGWGDTKGSSSQGGWEESSAATGVGKSNQSWGNSKEDKSSTWNDAQKVKQGWMEGQKPNQGWGAPARGEGWGSEAQRGNHWGEAPKPVSGGWESDGDRSGSGWSEPARSGNNNTWKGNGGGNTPNTSGPTGWGELSKANNQSQGWGEPPKPSHPNSGWGDSAKPHNSPDWIKPQDPAPAPNSSSWGGAAPQSGPPAPNKSSGWLGGPIPAAPKEEESTGWEEPSPESIRRKMEIDDGTAAWGDPNKYNYNNVNMWNKNSVSEPEAQAPPPPPQQQQQQQQPPPSQPPPSAIPSKDKTGSSGWGEPYAPPPPKVESSWGESSAPPVAVDNGTSAWGKPMDTGTSWEEPGGESAGTGSWSGATVGQQPQHKPGPKPMQDSWCGEEISMSGTGQPSWEEEDVEIGMWKNNPPQEMSPSGNWPSYMKKMPPKGNVKGGSSKQDDAWMNQFVKQFNNNIGFSRESSEEALKSNKMEMPTGMMADKRMDVDKHGLNMGEYNGVIGKSPGSRHHISKESSMERSPYYDKLSLSLSGQDGIVAEEPPNVQFSSNQNMKLPPSSNALPNQSPGNMSGLNLQNLNSVRQNVNPNMYSGSNAAAQVRSTQQPPAQPLNSSQPNLRAQVPPPLLSPQVPPSLLKYPPNNGGLNPLFGPQQVAMLNQLSQLNQLTQLSHISQLQRLLIQQQKVQNQRNMPLGRQQQEQQGRPLSQSHQMMQPPRHLDPSLMKQQPSPQPPSLHQPGLKSYLENFMPPNAPDLQKEQSALSSFSNFPLGLNSNLNVNNLDIGSISFKEPQSRLKKWTALDISVNSPLDQNSSKPGAISSGLRLDDSPFGPFDYMNTSSSPVSPPGSVGDGWPNRAKSPHGSSNVNWPPEFRPGEPWKGYPNIDPETDPYVTPGSVINNLSINTVRDVDHLRDRNNGSTSSLNTTLPSTSAWSSICASNYSGSLSSTAQSTSARNSDSKSTWTPGAVTNTSLAHELWKVPLPPKGITAPSRPPPGLTGQKPPSSWDNSSLRLGGGWGGSDSRYTPGSSWGDNSSGRTTNWLVLKNLTPQIDGSTLRTLCMQHGPLITFHLNLPHGNAVVCYSSKEEAAKAQKSLHMCVLGNTTILAEFASEEEISRFFAQGQSMTASPSWQALGASRNRIGSMESSHPFSNRNDPNHWNGAGLSGAGSGDLHGTSLWGAPNYSTSLWGNPSGSEGRGMSSPSSFLPVDHLAGGGDSM, via the exons ATGAG AGAATTGGAAGCTATAGCCACCAAAGAAGCTGAGGAGAAGCAAAACAG GGATATAGTGCAAGAAAGAGAAGAACAGTTGATGGAAGAaaggaaaaagagaaaagacGACAAGAAAAAGAAGGAAGCTGGTTTAAAGAAG gccactgaacaaaaaaacaaag TGCCAGAACATATCAAGTCCAGTTTAAGCCAGCCTCAGCCTGCCAACCCGAACAGCGGAACCTCCACTGTAACCAGCACTGTCAGCAATGCCAAGCGGGCCCCAGCCAGCAGCCAGCCGCAAGCCCCACCTCGATACCCGCCCCGAGAAGTTCCACCGCGTTTCCGCCAACACGAGCAGAAGCAGCTGCTGAAGCGCGGTCAGCCTCTCCCGGTCCTTGCTGCCAACCTGGGGACCCGAGCACAGCCCACTAACGGTCAGTTAGGGGGCGCTCTGCCAGTCAGCGAGGGACCGCTGCAGAACGGCACCAAGACCCAACACCCAG GCATGCCTCCCATACGGGATTTGGTCAGCCACTCCCCTAACCAGACag ATTTGAATCACACTGGTCTGGGATCTCATTATGAAAATTCCCACTGGGGTTCTGGATCACCTGGCAGCGACTTGAACACCAACTGGGACAAAGTTATCGTAGACGGCTGTGACAAGGAAGCCTGGCCTTCTATCACTGGTAGTGACCCAGAGTTAGCCTCAGAATGTATGGATGCTGACTCTGCCTCAAGCTCTGGGTCGGAGAAAAACCTTAGTATAATGGCTTCTGGGAACATTGGTGGCGACAGCGATGGCAATAGACACGGCAATGGACATGGTTCTCATTTTATGGTTGCGAACGGCGGCAATAATGTGGGCAATGGGAGTATTAAGGGTCCGTGGGGCACACCCCATGGCTCGATGCTAAGCACATGTCAAGGCCCTGGGGAGAATCCCAACGGCAAGCTAACAGAAAGTAGCCATGGTAAATTAAATGCATGGGGTACCCTAGGTTCCTCAACCAATGGAGGTATAAATCCAAGCACTTTGAACCCAAATGCCAACCATGGTGCCTGGCCTGTTTTGGAAAACAGTGGGCAAAATCCACATGGGCCGGTGGGGAATGGGAATGGTGGCACCAATATTCAACGTAGCACCATAGGTCAATCGCCCAGCAGTCAGAGTTTTAACTCTAAGATGGGCATCTCAGCCCACACTTCCTGGGGGAGCCTCCAGGACAACAACTCTGAATCTGAAGTCAATGGTACAAGTAAGGTTTCGTTAAGCGAGCAACCTCAAAACCTTAACACTGAAATGAATGGACCAAATAACACTACTAACATGATGACCTCTAGTTTACCAAACTCTACTGGTTCAATGCAGATGAACGAACTGCCCACGGGGCATCGAGCCTGGCGTGTGGGCTCAGGGAGCTCTCCGCAGCTCCAGGCCTCTTCAGTTTCTAATGGCACTTCCATTTCTCAGAAGAGCAACAGCGATGGAATGAACGGCGGGTCTTATGGCACGGCATGGGGAGCTCCCACAGGCACTAACTACTCTGGAGACAAATGCCCAGTCCCTAAAGGCCAAGCTGTGGGCGACACTGTGAATGCAACTCTAATGCAGTCTGGGATGAATGGATCCACTGCTGCTGCTTcttttaagaataataataacggGGTCGGGAATCGTGGAGGAGGATGGGACTCTGGGGCAGCCTGGGGAGCAGGCAATGGTGTCACCCCCACGAGGATCCCTCGCCCCTGGGGAAGTGCCTCATCTTCCTCgtcttcctcttcctcatccTCTTCTTCAAACACTGGCACTAAGGTCTCCAATGGGGAGTGGAACAATCTGCCCAGCAACAATCAGCATTCCAACGACGGCGCTCATGGGAGCAGCAAGGGAACGACCGGATGGAAGTCCCTGGAGGACGACGCTCTGGGGGTTGGGGGCTGTGTTGGGCAGGTGTCCCAGACAGGCGAGCAGGGAAGCATGTGGGCCAAATCGGCGGGCAGCGAGGGCAGTGGCGAGAGCACAGGCAGCCGCAGTGACAGAATGAGTGGAGATGGGTCCCGTACCCGTGACCGGAGAAAGGCGAACCCCCAGGGCCTGGTCCAGACAGTGCTGTCCAGGAATGACCTGGATCCCCGCGTCCTGTCCAACACTGGCTGGGGCCAAACCCCAGTCAGACAGAACACCGCCTGGGACACGGAGGCCGCCTTAGCCGCTGACAAAAAAACTGACAATGGGACAGAGGCCTGGGGTGGGGGTGGCTCAGTCTCCCAGGCATCTAACTCAGGGGGATGGGGGGACAGGCCCAGCACCAACAGCAGTGATACCTCATCAGTATCTGAGTGGGCCGACAGAAAGCCTGCCTctgggtggggagacaccaaaGGCTCTAGCAGCCAGGGTGGATGGGAGGAGAGTTCTGCTGCTACAGGAGTGGGCAAGAGCAATCAGTCATGGGGGAATAGCAAGGAAGACAAGTCTTCTACATGGAATGATGCACAAAAGGTCAAACAGGGATGGATGGAAGGACAGAAGCCCAACCAAGGCTGGGGGGCACCTGCCAGAGGTGAGGGATGGGGAAGTGAGGCCCAACGGGGGAACCACTGGGGGGAGGCTCCCAAGCCAGTCTCAGGTGGCTGGGAAAGTGACGGTGACCGCTCTGGGTCTGGCTGGAGTGAGCCGGCTCGGTCCGGTAACAATAATACCTGGAAGGGAAACGGAGGCGGGAACACTCCCAACACTAGTGGCCCCACTGGCTGGGGGGAGCTCAGCAAGGCCAACAATCAGAGCCAGGGCTGGGGAGAGCCTCCTAAACCCAGCCACCCCAACTCGGGCTGGGGCGACAGCGCCAAGCCCCATAACTCCCCAGACTGGATCAAACCCCAGGACCCTGCCCCAGCCCCAAACTCCTCTTCCTGGGGTGGGGCTGCCCCTCAGTCTGGGCCCCCTGCCCCAAACAAGTCATCAGGCTGGCTAGGGGGCCCCATCCCTGCCGCTCCCAAAGAAGAGGAGTCAACGGGCTGGGAGGAGCCTTCCCCTGAGTCCATCAGGCGCAAGATGGAGATTGACGATGGCACCGCCGCCTGGGGGGACCCCAACAAGTACAACTACAATAACGTGAACATGTGGAACAAGAACAGCGTGTCTGAGCCGGAAGCACAGGCACCCCCGCCGCcgccacagcagcagcagcagcagcagcagccaccACCATCCCAGCCGCCCCCAAGTGCCATACCCAGCAAGGACAAGACCGGCAGCTCGG GATGGGGGGAACCATACGCACCGCCACCGCCTAAAGTGGAGTCCTCGTGGGGGGAGTCCTCTGCCCCTCCTGTGGCTGTGGACAATGGCACGTCAGCCTGGGGCAAGCCCATGGATACAGGTACGAGCTGGGAGGAGCCGGGTGGGGAGAGCGCAGGTACAGGCAGCTGGAGCGGCGCCACGGTGGGACAGCAGCCACAACACAAACCCG GACCCAAACCTATGCAAGACAGCTGGTGTGGCGAAGAGATAAGCATGTCTGGGACAGGGCAGCCAAgctgggaggaggaggatgtgGAGATCGGGATGTGGAAGAACAACCCACCCCAGGAGATGAGCCCATCTGGGAACTGGCCTTCATACATGAAGAAGATGCCTCCAAAG gGCAATGTTAAAGGAGGTAGTAGCAAGCAGGATGATGCGTGGATGAATCAATTTGTGaagcaatttaacaacaatatTGGTTTCTCT agGGAATCTTCTGAAGAAGCCCTGAAGAGCAATAAGATGGAAATGCCTACAG GGATGATGGCCGATAAACGCATGGACGTGGACAAGCACGGCCTGAATATGGGAGAGTACAACGGTGTGATCGGCAAGAGCCCCGGGTCACGCCACCACATTTCCAAAGAGTCTTCCATGGAGCGCAGTCCCTATTACGATAAG CTATCTCTGTCCCTGTCTGGTCAAGATGGCATTGTAGCAGAAGAGCCCCCAAATGTACAGTTTTCATCTAATCAGAATATGAAGCTTCCCCCTTCGAGCAATGCACTACCTAATCAGAGCCCTGGCAACATGTCTGGGCTGAACCTCCAAAACTTGAATTCGGTTAGACAG AATGTCAATCCCAACATGTACAGTGGCAGTAATGCAGCAGCACAAGTCAGGAGCACACAGCAGCCTCCAGCACAACCTCTGAACTCATCTCAGCCTAATCTCCGCGCTCAAGTGCCTCCTCCATTGCTTTCCCCTCAG gttccGCCATCATTGTTAAAGTACCCTCCAAACAACGGAGGTCTGAATCCTCTGTTTGGGCCGCAGCAGGTCGCTATGCTAAACCAGCTCTCCCAGTTAAACCAGCTCACCCAGCTTTCCCACATCTCTCAGCTGCAG CGGCTCCTGATCCAGCAGCAGAAGGTACAGAACCAGAGGAACATGCCCCTGGGTCGGCAGCAGCAGGAACAGCAG ggtcgCCCTCTTAGCCAGTCTCACCAGATGATGCAGCCCCCGCGCCACCTGGACCCCTCCCTGATGAAGCAGCAGCCTTCCCCCCAGCCGCCCTCTCTGCACCAGCCCGGCCTCAAGTCCTACCTGGAGAACTTCATGCCCCCGAACGCTCCTGACTTGCAGAAAGAGCAGAGCGCACTCAGTTCGTTCAGTAACTTCCCTCTAG gcTTGAATTCAAACTTGAATGTAAACAACCTGGATATTGGCAGTATTAGTTTTAAAGAGCCACAGTCCCGGCTGAAGAAATGGACTGCCTTGGACATTTCCGTTAACTCCCCATTAGATCAAAACTCCAGCAAACCTG GTGCTATTTCCTCCGGGCTGAGGCTAGATGATTCTCCCTTTGGTCCGTTTGATTACATGAACACCAGTAGCTCTCCTGTCAGTCCTCCTGGATCTGTGGGAGACGGCTGGCCCAACCGTGCCAAATCGCCTCATGGCTCCAGCAATGTCAACTGGCCACCAG AATTTCGCCCTGGTGAGCCTTGGAAAGGATATCCAAACATTGACCCTGAAACTGACCCTTACGTCACTCCCGGCAGTGTGATTAATAATCTCTCCATTAATACTGTCCGGGATGTTGACCACCTCAGGGACAGGAACAATG GGTCAACCTCATCTCTGAACACCACGCTGCCTTCAACTAGTGCCTGGTCATCCATTTGTGCCTCCAACTACAGTGGTTCCCTCAGCAGTACAGCACAAAGCACTTCGG CCAGAAACAGTGACTCCAAATCCACATGGACTCCTGGTGCAGTCACTAACACCTCTCTGGCTCACGAGCTGTGGAAGGTTCCTCTGCCACCGAAAGGCATCACCGCTCCGTCCCGCCCGCCCCCCGGCCTGACTGGCCAGAAGCCCCCATCATCCTGGGATAACAGCTCACTGAGACTAGGGGGGGGCTGGGGTGGCTCTGACTCCAGATACACCCCCG GTTCCAGTTGGGGCGACAACAGCTCAGGGAGAACAACGAATTGGCTTGTTCTCAAAAATCTCACACCTCAG ATCGACGGCTCCACTCTGCGGACTCTCTGCATGCAGCACGGTCCACTGATTACATTCCACCTGAACCTGCCCCACGGCAACGCTGTCGTCTGCTACAGCTCAAAGGAGGAGGCAGCCAAGGCACAAAAATCTCTGCACAT GTGCGTTTTAGGGAACACTACTATTCTTGCTGAGTTTGCTAGTGAAGAGGAAATTAGCCGTTTCTTTGCACAAGGCCAGTCCATGACCGCCTCGCCCAGCTGGCAGGCTCTGGGGGCCTCTCGGAACCGGATCGGCTCCATGGAGAGCTCCCACCCGTTCTCCAACCGCAATGATCCAAATCACTGGAACGGTGCTGGGCTGTCGGGGGCCGGCAGTGGAGACCTCCACGGCACCTCTCTGTGGGGTGCTCCGAATTATTCCACTAGCCTGTGGGGGAACCCCAGTGGCAGCGAGGGCCGGGGCATGAGCAGCCCATCTTCCTTCCTCCCGGTCGACCACTTGGCCGGAGGGGGAGACTCCATGTAA